Proteins encoded within one genomic window of Geotalea daltonii FRC-32:
- a CDS encoding 30S ribosomal protein S1: MGDDKKTFKKKDMPIRRLHDTDEDVEQGHEGLEEFAELYQDSLRQPQAGEIVKGVVVRIEADCVLVDVGYKSEGCIRINEFIDESGELTVKVGEEVNVFFERGENIRGHMVLSKKKADSQVAWEAIAAAGGEGGIIEGKITGKVKGGLIVDVGIEAFLPASQVDIRPGGNLDRFIGETCNFRILKMNRKRGNIVLSRRALLEEEREKARSTTLATLAEGDVLEGVVKNIADYGAFVDLGGVDGLLHVTDMSWGRLNHPSEAVKVGDALKVKVLKYDREKGKISLGLKQTMPDPWLNVESKYQIGDRVQGKVVSLTEYGAFIALGEGVEGLVHISEMSWTKRVRHPSELLTVGQEVEAVVLGVDVSSRRISLGLKQTEVNPWTVIGDRYPVGTKIEGQIKNITDFGVFIGIEDGIDGLVHVSDISWTKRIKHPGEIFGKGQTIQAVVLNIDSENERLSLGIKQLTPDPWSEIPSKYRSGTRVKGKVTSITDFGIFLEIEEGIEGLVHISELSQEKLASTKDFAAVGDELEAVVLGVDDVEKKIALSIKALQTTIDKDELASYMGSQGEATSNLGKLLKEGLKKNGDE; encoded by the coding sequence ATGGGAGACGACAAGAAAACATTCAAGAAAAAAGATATGCCGATCAGGCGATTGCATGATACGGATGAGGATGTGGAGCAGGGACACGAGGGACTTGAGGAATTTGCCGAGCTTTACCAGGACAGCCTTCGCCAGCCGCAGGCGGGTGAAATTGTCAAAGGTGTAGTTGTCCGTATCGAGGCAGATTGTGTTCTGGTCGACGTGGGATACAAATCTGAAGGGTGCATCCGCATCAACGAATTCATCGATGAAAGCGGTGAACTCACCGTCAAGGTTGGTGAGGAAGTAAATGTTTTCTTTGAGCGTGGCGAAAATATCCGCGGGCATATGGTTCTCTCCAAAAAGAAGGCAGACTCCCAGGTTGCGTGGGAAGCCATCGCCGCAGCAGGTGGTGAAGGCGGCATCATCGAAGGCAAGATAACCGGCAAGGTTAAAGGCGGACTCATCGTAGACGTGGGCATAGAGGCATTCCTGCCCGCTTCCCAAGTGGATATCAGACCTGGCGGCAACCTCGATCGGTTCATTGGTGAGACCTGCAATTTCAGAATACTGAAGATGAACCGCAAGCGCGGCAATATCGTTCTTTCCCGCAGGGCACTGCTGGAAGAGGAACGGGAAAAGGCACGCAGCACCACCCTGGCCACGCTAGCCGAGGGAGATGTGCTTGAGGGCGTTGTCAAGAACATCGCCGATTACGGGGCATTCGTGGATCTTGGAGGCGTTGACGGGCTGCTGCACGTTACCGACATGTCATGGGGAAGGTTGAACCATCCTTCAGAAGCGGTAAAGGTAGGCGATGCCCTCAAGGTGAAAGTTCTGAAATACGACCGGGAAAAAGGGAAGATTTCCCTCGGCCTCAAGCAGACCATGCCAGATCCATGGCTCAACGTGGAATCGAAATACCAGATTGGCGACCGGGTACAGGGCAAGGTTGTCAGCCTCACCGAATACGGCGCCTTCATTGCCCTTGGCGAAGGTGTCGAAGGTCTTGTTCATATCTCCGAAATGTCCTGGACCAAGAGGGTACGTCATCCCTCCGAGCTGCTGACCGTTGGTCAGGAAGTGGAAGCGGTCGTCCTGGGCGTGGATGTTTCAAGCCGTCGCATCTCCCTGGGTCTTAAGCAGACCGAGGTCAATCCCTGGACGGTGATCGGTGACAGGTATCCGGTGGGCACCAAGATCGAGGGGCAGATCAAGAACATTACCGACTTCGGCGTCTTCATCGGCATCGAGGACGGCATCGACGGACTTGTCCACGTTTCCGACATCTCCTGGACCAAGCGGATCAAGCATCCGGGTGAAATCTTCGGCAAAGGGCAGACGATCCAGGCCGTTGTCCTCAACATCGATTCTGAAAACGAAAGGCTTTCCCTCGGCATCAAGCAGCTGACTCCCGATCCCTGGAGCGAAATTCCGAGCAAATACCGTTCGGGCACCCGCGTCAAGGGCAAGGTAACATCCATTACCGATTTCGGTATCTTCCTGGAGATCGAAGAGGGTATCGAAGGGCTGGTCCATATTTCCGAGCTTTCCCAGGAGAAACTGGCATCGACCAAAGATTTCGCCGCTGTCGGTGACGAACTCGA